In Morganella morganii, the following are encoded in one genomic region:
- a CDS encoding PTS transporter subunit EIIC, with translation MAKRKFGESIQRFGRTLLLPIGVLAPIGMILGISGALVQTYMIARFPFLGNETVNALLVSIRSIAGVIFDNIPLLFAMGVAYGMSQRDKGIAVFASVVGYLSLIITMNIWLVLTGKLADPAIMGQVGQIKVLGIQTLNISAAGGIITGLIAAWATDKFYNLELPTAFAFFSGKKSVSIIMVGLMIMVGATLPFIWEVLVQGLMKLSAVFLSPVGPFFTAGGERLFIPFGLHHVWNVLFRFTEAGGTYVIDGQTYVGVVPALTEVLFKQGPGTEYWAMMPSLTRFMAQQQMLVTLFLFPAIALAIYKTSKKENRAEVKSMLVTMVLTAMLGNVTEPLEFTFVFIAPLLYLIYAIIVGIGAVLLSFAGVAIGYIRGTIFDFTIFGLLYERTNWIFLVLIGTGLAVVTFFIFRWAILRFDIKTPGREESSNLKNTLIKEKRYGEIAEILIEALGGKQNIRNVDNCITRMRIDIAEVNKIDKELMSESGCTAFFFPSANHVHVVYGPKVEFVRNAVDEAMKK, from the coding sequence ATGGCTAAAAGAAAATTCGGAGAGTCGATCCAGCGCTTTGGCCGGACACTGCTCCTGCCAATCGGGGTTCTGGCTCCGATAGGTATGATTCTGGGGATCAGTGGTGCATTAGTGCAGACCTACATGATTGCCCGGTTTCCTTTCCTCGGAAATGAAACGGTTAACGCACTGCTTGTCAGTATCCGCTCTATTGCGGGCGTTATTTTTGACAATATTCCACTGCTCTTTGCCATGGGGGTTGCCTACGGGATGAGCCAGCGTGATAAGGGGATCGCGGTCTTTGCCTCTGTGGTGGGGTATTTGTCGCTGATTATCACCATGAATATCTGGCTGGTACTCACCGGTAAACTGGCGGATCCGGCCATTATGGGGCAGGTGGGGCAAATTAAGGTTCTGGGGATCCAAACCTTAAATATCAGTGCCGCCGGGGGGATCATCACCGGTCTGATTGCCGCCTGGGCAACGGATAAGTTCTATAACCTTGAACTGCCGACTGCCTTCGCTTTCTTCTCCGGTAAAAAATCCGTTTCCATCATCATGGTCGGCCTGATGATTATGGTCGGCGCGACATTACCGTTTATCTGGGAAGTGCTGGTTCAGGGGCTGATGAAGCTCTCTGCTGTCTTTCTGAGTCCTGTCGGTCCGTTCTTTACGGCGGGCGGTGAGCGTCTGTTTATTCCGTTCGGTCTGCACCACGTCTGGAACGTGCTGTTCAGATTTACCGAAGCCGGCGGTACCTATGTGATTGACGGACAAACCTATGTCGGTGTTGTTCCGGCGCTGACTGAAGTGTTATTCAAACAGGGCCCCGGAACTGAATACTGGGCGATGATGCCAAGCCTGACGCGCTTTATGGCGCAGCAGCAAATGCTGGTCACACTGTTCCTGTTCCCGGCAATTGCATTAGCTATCTATAAAACATCGAAGAAAGAGAACCGCGCGGAAGTGAAATCCATGCTGGTGACGATGGTACTGACCGCCATGCTCGGTAACGTCACGGAACCGCTTGAATTTACCTTCGTGTTTATCGCACCGCTGCTGTATTTAATTTATGCCATCATCGTGGGTATTGGTGCGGTATTGCTGTCATTCGCCGGTGTCGCGATTGGTTATATCCGCGGAACCATCTTCGATTTCACGATTTTCGGCCTGCTGTACGAACGTACTAACTGGATATTCCTGGTGCTTATCGGTACCGGTCTGGCGGTGGTGACGTTCTTTATCTTCCGCTGGGCTATCCTCCGGTTTGATATTAAAACGCCGGGCCGTGAAGAATCCAGCAATCTGAAAAACACGTTAATTAAAGAAAAACGTTATGGTGAAATTGCGGAAATTCTTATCGAGGCGTTAGGCGGAAAACAAAATATCCGTAACGTTGATAACTGTATTACCCGTATGCGTATCGATATCGCGGAAGTGAATAAGATTGATAAAGAGTTAATGTCGGAATCAGGATGTACTGCATTCTTCTTTCCATCGGCAAACCACGTCCATGTTGTTTACGGACCGAAGGTTGAATTTGTCCGCAATGCTGTTGATGAAGCAATGAAGAAATAA